From Myxococcales bacterium, the proteins below share one genomic window:
- a CDS encoding radical SAM protein produces MSTCPKVLLVWPGSEGAAAGNFGVPQLVGLAGYLRARAGADVTVCDLACERAFGKVDLAKLFAGPDGRGYDVIGFSVYSSFDYLLVSALAEIARAAHPRALLVGGGYHVSARPRDIVYDGSPFDVAVVGEGEKPMAKVVDSVRGGAPIRGEILGPDPITRLDDLPETDYGFLSRYRPIARKVASQVEVYLSRGCPFDCAFCMEKAKREVSWRGYSVDRAIDELKKLHAFLGLSGWTVYFADALFGMPKAWRREFLSRLSELGLPSDKNWLLIRVDMVDDEDLRLFRSANCAPGFGLESGDPEMLATIRKAGRLHDYLDRMLEVGRRAHELGVPWGANVIVGHPGETEASMRASAAYMKRLFLEPEATTGFLSIDPFRFYPGSPIDDELDEYGRRFGTKVHRPEWWKDGDQAFLSEWVDPSRELTYSRRDALMKELFEPILRELPSRFAYAGPSRPYFLRALEGQLEQLSDRSRLYFRERYYAWSKYTGKTTRARDELAKDAEVASLLAALRARNVAAMARTSGDLAPSLLEALVEVPRERFVPPDELLASTKDVAVRLDREGLSSVSAFHAYATTFTAAGIREGMRVLDLGAGTGYGTALLARLVGDRGFVRGVELDPALVAVGQRLLQTYENAELLAASAFSPEVWEGPPWDAVVVGFAVGEIPKLFLERLGHAVLVLPITRAGGDGAQVLERVRLDEDGAIVREAVADVLYVPARTHVVAAEPARRAPVEAAPRGKVRLKVV; encoded by the coding sequence ATGAGCACATGCCCGAAGGTCCTCCTCGTGTGGCCGGGGTCGGAGGGCGCGGCCGCGGGCAACTTCGGTGTGCCGCAGCTCGTGGGCCTCGCCGGTTACCTCCGCGCGCGCGCTGGGGCCGACGTCACCGTGTGCGATCTCGCGTGCGAGCGAGCGTTCGGCAAGGTCGACCTGGCGAAGCTCTTCGCGGGGCCCGACGGCCGCGGCTACGACGTCATCGGCTTCTCGGTCTATTCGTCGTTCGACTACCTCCTCGTGTCGGCCCTCGCCGAGATCGCCCGCGCGGCGCACCCTCGTGCGCTCCTCGTGGGCGGCGGGTACCACGTGAGCGCGCGCCCACGCGACATCGTCTACGACGGGTCCCCCTTCGACGTGGCCGTGGTGGGCGAGGGCGAAAAGCCCATGGCCAAGGTGGTCGACTCGGTCCGCGGCGGCGCGCCGATCCGCGGGGAAATCCTGGGCCCCGACCCTATCACCCGCCTCGACGACCTCCCCGAGACCGACTACGGCTTCCTCTCCCGCTACCGCCCGATCGCGCGCAAGGTCGCGAGCCAGGTCGAGGTGTACCTCTCGCGCGGGTGCCCGTTCGACTGTGCATTCTGCATGGAAAAAGCCAAGCGCGAGGTGAGCTGGCGCGGCTACTCGGTCGATCGTGCGATCGACGAGCTAAAGAAGCTGCATGCCTTCCTCGGCCTCTCGGGCTGGACGGTGTACTTCGCCGACGCGCTCTTCGGCATGCCCAAGGCGTGGCGGAGGGAGTTTCTCTCGAGGCTCTCCGAGCTCGGGCTCCCGTCCGACAAAAACTGGCTCCTCATCCGCGTCGACATGGTCGACGACGAGGACCTCCGCCTCTTTCGGTCCGCGAACTGCGCGCCGGGCTTCGGGCTCGAGTCGGGGGATCCCGAGATGCTCGCCACCATTCGTAAGGCCGGCCGCCTCCACGACTACCTCGATCGCATGCTCGAGGTCGGGCGCCGCGCCCACGAGCTCGGGGTCCCGTGGGGCGCCAACGTGATCGTCGGCCACCCCGGCGAGACCGAGGCCTCGATGCGCGCCTCGGCGGCCTACATGAAGCGGCTCTTCCTCGAGCCCGAGGCCACGACGGGCTTCCTCTCGATCGACCCGTTCCGGTTCTACCCGGGCTCTCCGATCGACGACGAGCTCGACGAGTACGGGCGCCGCTTCGGCACGAAGGTGCACAGGCCCGAGTGGTGGAAGGACGGCGATCAGGCGTTCCTCTCCGAGTGGGTCGACCCGTCGCGCGAGCTCACGTACTCCCGCCGCGACGCCCTCATGAAGGAGCTCTTCGAGCCCATTTTGCGGGAGCTCCCGTCGCGTTTCGCGTACGCGGGGCCTTCCCGCCCGTACTTCTTGCGCGCGCTCGAGGGCCAGCTCGAGCAGCTCTCGGATCGCTCGCGGCTCTACTTTCGCGAGCGGTACTACGCGTGGTCCAAGTACACCGGGAAGACCACGCGCGCGCGCGACGAGCTCGCGAAAGACGCCGAGGTCGCGTCCCTCCTCGCCGCCCTCCGGGCTCGGAACGTCGCGGCGATGGCGCGTACCTCCGGTGACCTCGCGCCTTCGCTCCTCGAGGCCCTCGTCGAGGTCCCGCGGGAGCGTTTCGTCCCGCCCGACGAGCTCCTCGCGAGCACCAAAGACGTGGCCGTGCGCCTCGATCGCGAAGGCCTCTCGAGCGTGAGCGCGTTCCACGCCTACGCGACGACCTTCACGGCCGCGGGCATTCGTGAAGGCATGCGGGTCCTCGACCTTGGCGCAGGCACGGGCTACGGCACCGCGCTCCTCGCGCGCCTCGTCGGGGATAGGGGCTTCGTGCGCGGCGTCGAGCTCGATCCGGCGCTCGTCGCGGTCGGCCAACGCCTTTTGCAAACCTATGAAAATGCGGAGCTTTTGGCCGCGAGTGCGTTCTCCCCCGAGGTCTGGGAGGGCCCCCCTTGGGATGCGGTCGTCGTCGGTTTTGCCGTAGGCGAGATCCCGAAGCTCTTCCTCGAGCGGCTCGGTCACGCGGTGCTCGTCCTGCCCATCACGCGCGCGGGCGGAGACGGCGCCCAGGTGCTCGAGCGGGTCCGGCTGGACGAAGACGGCGCCATCGTGCGGGAGGCCGTAGCCGACGTGCTCTACGTGCCGGCGCGCACCCACGTGGTCGCCGCGGAGCCCGCGCGCCGGGCCCCGGTCGAGGCGGCCCCGCGGGGCAAGGTGCGGCTCAAGGTCGTGTGA
- a CDS encoding radical SAM protein — translation MRPKRHSLAIELTGYCNQKCGYCYNDWRGDKKEAQALSTERLLELVDRAATEVEWDHVTLTGGEPFARADLFQVLERLESHGLRAILISNGGIVTEAHAERLAPFKPHFVQITLNGPDAALHEAHVGPGHFEPTLAGIRALVGKGVKVSGCVVVTRKNANKIKEILELFASLGVRDIALSRYSPAGYASEQIAELLPSRSDVLTALAQAEPFARDRGMTVQVTMPVPPCVVDTKDFPHVRFSSCPIGTEAQEFALGTDGKLRNCTLHTDVVGHTDRGESFAASVTSEIVARYRDVVPEFCAPCPMKASCIGGCGAASESVFTARGLDPFVAQHVDDAFSAELKAARAKSEPFVPLGRLVRRKTANAPA, via the coding sequence ATGCGGCCCAAGCGGCACTCCCTCGCCATCGAGCTCACCGGCTACTGCAACCAGAAGTGCGGCTACTGCTACAACGACTGGAGGGGCGACAAAAAGGAGGCCCAGGCCCTCTCGACCGAGCGCCTCCTCGAGCTCGTCGACCGCGCCGCGACCGAGGTCGAGTGGGATCACGTGACCCTCACGGGCGGTGAGCCCTTCGCGCGGGCCGACCTCTTCCAGGTGCTCGAACGCCTCGAGAGCCACGGCCTCCGGGCCATCCTCATCTCGAACGGCGGGATCGTCACCGAGGCCCACGCGGAGCGCCTCGCCCCCTTCAAGCCTCATTTTGTGCAGATTACACTGAACGGGCCGGACGCCGCGCTCCACGAAGCGCACGTGGGGCCGGGCCACTTCGAGCCCACCCTCGCGGGGATCCGTGCCCTCGTCGGCAAGGGCGTCAAGGTCTCCGGGTGCGTGGTGGTGACACGCAAAAATGCGAACAAGATCAAAGAGATCCTCGAGCTTTTTGCCAGCCTCGGGGTGCGTGACATCGCGCTCTCGCGGTACTCGCCGGCGGGCTACGCCTCCGAGCAGATCGCCGAGCTCTTGCCCTCGCGGAGCGACGTGCTCACGGCCCTCGCGCAGGCAGAGCCCTTCGCGCGCGATCGCGGCATGACGGTGCAGGTGACCATGCCGGTGCCGCCGTGCGTGGTCGACACGAAAGACTTCCCTCACGTGCGCTTCTCGTCGTGCCCGATCGGCACCGAGGCCCAGGAGTTCGCGCTCGGCACCGACGGGAAGCTCCGAAACTGCACCCTCCACACCGACGTGGTCGGCCACACCGACAGGGGCGAGAGCTTCGCCGCCTCGGTCACCTCGGAGATCGTGGCCCGCTACCGCGACGTCGTGCCCGAGTTCTGCGCCCCGTGCCCCATGAAGGCGAGCTGCATCGGCGGCTGCGGCGCCGCGTCGGAGAGCGTCTTCACGGCGCGCGGTCTCGACCCGTTCGTCGCGCAGCACGTGGACGACGCCTTCTCCGCCGAGCTCAAGGCGGCGCGAGCCAAGAGCGAGCCCTTCGTGCCTCTCGGCCGGCTCGTCCGTCGCAAGACGGCGAACGCGCCCGCATGA